Proteins encoded by one window of Salarias fasciatus chromosome 1, fSalaFa1.1, whole genome shotgun sequence:
- the smyd2a gene encoding N-lysine methyltransferase SMYD2-A: protein MKNEGIDGTERFLSPGKGRGLRAVRHFAVGELVFACPAYSYVLTVNERGAHCEHCFTRREDLFKCGKCKQAYYCNVDCQRGDWPMHKLECVAMCAYGENWCPSETVRLVARIIMKQKVTTERTSSERLLLLKEFESHLDKMDSEKDEMVQADIAALHHFYSRHISDLPDEQTLIELFAQVNCNGFTIEDEELSHLGSAAFPDVALMNHSCSPNVIVTYKGTVAEVRAVKEINPGDEIFNSYIDLLYPTEDRRERLLDSYFFTCQCTECTSKSKDKAKMEIRKLSSPPEPEEIRSMVHYAKNVIEEFRRAKHYKSPTELLEMCELSQEKMGAIFADTNVYMLHMMYQAMGVCLYMQDWDGAMNYGEKIIQPYSVHYPAYSLNVASMYLKLGRLYLGLEKKSQGVRALKKALAIMEVAHGKDHHYVAEVKREIEEQK, encoded by the exons ATGAAGAACGAAGGCATAGACGGCACGGAGCGGTTCCTGAGCCCGGGAAAGGGCAGAGGCCTGCGGGCGGTGCGGCACTTCGCGGTGGGGGAGCTGGTGTTCGCCTGTCCTGCCTACTCCTACGTGTTAACAGTGAATGAGAGGGGAGCGCACTGCGAGCACTGCTTCACCAG AAGAGAAGACCTTTTTAAGTGTGGAAAATGTAAGCAGGCTTACTACTGCAATGTTGACTGTCAG AGAGGTGATTGGCCGATGCATAAGCTGGAGTGTGTCGCTATGTGTGCGTACGGGGAGAACTGGTGTCCATCAGAGACGGTCCGACTGGTGGCCAGAATAATCATGAAGCAG AAAGTCACCACAGAGCGCACCTCCTCAgaacggctgctgctgctcaaagAGTTTGAATCTC ATTTAGATAAGATGGACAGTGAGAAGGATGAGATGGTCCAGGCGGACATCGCAGCGCTGCATCACTTCTACTCCAGACACATCAGCGACCTCCCAGATGAACAGACTCTCATTGAGCTCTTTGCACag GTAAACTGTAATGGTTTTACCATCGAGGATGAGGAGCTCTCTCATCTCGGGTCAGCGGCTTTTCCTGA TGTAGCACTGATGAACCACAGCTGTAGTCCCAACGTCATCGTGACCTATAAGGGCACGGTGGCCGAGGTCAGAGCTGTGAAGGAGATAAACCCTGGAGATGAG ATCTTTAACAGCTACATTGACCTGCTGTACCCGACAGAGGACCGGAGAGAGCGCCTGTTAGATTCCTACTTCTTCACATGCCAGTGTACAGAGTGCACCTCCAAGTCAAAG gacaAGGCCAAAATGGAGATCAGAAAGCTGAGTTCtccaccagaaccagaggaaatCCGATCCATGGTCCATTACGCCAAGAACGTCATCGAAGAGTTCAGGAGAGCCAAACACTACAAAA GTCCCACCGAGCTGCTGGAAATGTGCGAGCTCAGCCAGGAGAAGATGGGAGCCATCTTTGCAGACACAAACGTCTACATGCTGCACATGATGTATCAAGCCATGGGCGTCTGTCTCTACATGCAGGACTGGGACGGTGCAATGAACTACGGCGAGAAGATAATTCAGCCGTACAG TGTTCACTATCCTGCCTACTCTCTGAACGTGGCATCGATGTATCTGAAACTGGGCCGGCTGTATTTGGGGCTGGAGAAGAAATCTCAAGGAGTCAGAGCTCTGAAAAAG GCTCTCGCCATCATGGAGGTGGCTCATGGAAAAGATCATCATTATGTAGCGGAGGTCAAGCGAGAAATTGAGGAGCagaagtaa